A window of Apium graveolens cultivar Ventura chromosome 8, ASM990537v1, whole genome shotgun sequence contains these coding sequences:
- the LOC141679638 gene encoding putative mitochondrial protein AtMg00860, whose product MLHPDEVFKTAFKIHIGHYEFLVMPFGLTNAPTSFQSWMNTIFRPLLRKCVLVFFDDILVYSQNISDHWVHLEAVFKLMKDYQMYAKQRKYIFAVNKVEYLGHFISARGVEIDPGKVAAVDSWHVPKSVKELRSFLGLIGYYRKFVKGYTVISKSLNDLLKKGSFQWFEQAQTAFEPLKKVLFSALVLAIPDFLSNLLWRQRVTEMLSF is encoded by the coding sequence ATGCTGCATCCAGATGAGGTATTTAAAACTGCTTTTAAAATTCATATtgggcattatgaatttttgGTTATGCCATTTGGTTTGACCAATGCACCTACGTCATTCCAGAGTTGGATGAATACTATTTTTAGGCCTTTGTTAAGAAAGTGTGTACTTGTTTTCTTTGATGACATTTTGGTCTATAGTCAAAATATATCTGATCATTGGGTTCATTTAGAAGCAGTTTTTAAATTGATGAAGGATTATCAGATGTATGCTAAGCAAAGAAAATATATTTTTGCTGTTAATAAAGTTGAATATCTTGGCCATTTTATTTCTGCAAGAGGTGTTGAGATTGATCCTGGAAAAGTTGCTGCTGTAGATAGCTGGCATGTGCCTAAATCAGTTAAAGAATTAAGGAGTTTTTTAGGTTTAATTGGATATTACAGGAAATTTGTGAAAGGTTATACTGTCATTAGTAAATCTTTAAATGATTTGCTTAAAAAGGGGAGTTTCCAATGGTTTGAACAAGCTCAAACTGCTTTTGAGCCTTTAAAGAAAGTCTTGTTTAGTGCACTTGTTTTAGCAATACCGGATTTTTTAAGCAATTTATTATGGAGACAGAGAGTGACAGAGATGCTGTCTTTTTAA